A genome region from Candidatus Eisenbacteria bacterium includes the following:
- a CDS encoding LytR C-terminal domain-containing protein has protein sequence MAKRKKPAGRKGGEGFGRRFGRLVNRLFILVTFGLVALYLIPLSTKIVQEEGDRSEVAESASPIVPSKPVTVQVLNGCGKAGLALDVSRFLRENACDVVEMGNADHFRYETTKIIARTDNLEAAEWVRRVLGAGDVSSAPNPDLLLDVTLVVGSDCVPFPPRSAAD, from the coding sequence ATGGCCAAACGAAAGAAGCCCGCCGGGCGGAAGGGGGGCGAGGGGTTCGGGAGGCGTTTCGGACGGCTCGTGAACCGCCTGTTCATCCTGGTCACGTTCGGGCTCGTTGCGCTCTACCTGATCCCCCTCTCGACGAAGATCGTCCAAGAGGAAGGGGACCGCTCGGAGGTCGCGGAATCCGCTTCCCCGATCGTTCCCTCGAAGCCGGTCACCGTGCAGGTGCTGAACGGCTGCGGGAAGGCGGGGCTCGCGCTGGATGTCTCTCGTTTTCTGAGGGAGAACGCGTGCGACGTGGTGGAGATGGGGAACGCCGACCATTTCCGCTACGAGACGACGAAGATCATCGCAAGAACGGACAACCTCGAAGCGGCGGAGTGGGTGCGCCGGGTTCTCGGCGCCGGCGACGTTTCCTCCGCTCCGAACCCCGATCTTCTCCTCGATGTGACCCTCGTCGTCGGTTCGGATTGCGTCCCCTTCCCGCCGCGCTCCGCGGCGGATTGA
- a CDS encoding deoxynucleoside kinase produces MEHRYIAVEGVIGAGKTTLCRALASRIGAHLNLEVVEENPFLKDFYDDIRTYAFQTQVFFLLSRFRQQQALAQTDLFHERVVSDYIFAKDRIFASINLTDDEMALYDRLHEVMEREIPKPDAVIYLRAPTDLLLERIRRRGREFERSLTREYLDVLQEAYNFFFAHYDQSALLVANAGECDFLGNPDLLDELIEELAALETGTASFTPRRKGRGR; encoded by the coding sequence ATGGAGCACCGCTACATCGCGGTCGAGGGGGTGATCGGCGCGGGGAAGACGACCCTCTGCCGTGCGCTCGCCTCGAGGATCGGGGCGCATCTCAACCTCGAGGTCGTGGAGGAGAACCCGTTCCTCAAAGACTTCTACGACGACATCCGCACCTACGCCTTCCAAACGCAGGTCTTCTTCCTTCTCAGCCGGTTCCGCCAGCAGCAGGCTCTCGCGCAGACCGATCTCTTCCACGAGCGGGTCGTGAGCGACTACATCTTCGCGAAGGACCGGATCTTCGCGAGCATCAACCTGACCGACGACGAGATGGCTCTCTACGACCGCCTGCACGAGGTGATGGAGAGGGAGATCCCGAAGCCGGACGCGGTGATCTACCTCCGGGCGCCCACCGATCTTCTCCTCGAAAGGATCCGAAGACGCGGGCGCGAGTTCGAGCGAAGCCTGACGCGCGAGTACCTCGACGTGTTGCAGGAGGCGTACAACTTCTTCTTCGCGCACTACGACCAGTCCGCGCTTCTCGTGGCGAACGCGGGCGAGTGCGACTTCCTCGGAAACCCGGATCTCCTCGACGAGTTGATCGAGGAGCTCGCAGCGCTCGAAACCGGCACGGCGTCATTCACGCCCCGGCGGAAGGGAAGAGGCCGATGA
- a CDS encoding twin-arginine translocase TatA/TatE family subunit, with protein sequence MGLGGIGFHELLLIFLLVLLLFGAKRLPEVGKNLGRGIREFKKATKEITSDVDLEEHEKKLPQKPPDEKEKGTAEERTPEPPKE encoded by the coding sequence ATGGGTCTCGGAGGAATCGGCTTCCACGAACTTCTGCTCATCTTTCTCCTCGTTCTCTTGCTCTTCGGGGCCAAGCGGCTTCCGGAGGTAGGGAAGAATCTGGGCCGCGGGATTCGCGAGTTCAAGAAGGCGACGAAGGAGATCACCTCCGACGTCGATCTCGAGGAGCACGAGAAGAAGCTGCCGCAGAAGCCGCCGGACGAGAAGGAAAAGGGAACGGCCGAAGAGCGAACTCCCGAACCCCCGAAGGAGTGA
- the folK gene encoding 2-amino-4-hydroxy-6-hydroxymethyldihydropteridine diphosphokinase — protein sequence MTRSGEQTTRAYLGLGSNLGAREESLRRALRSLEKGSFAVDRVSSIYESEPVGPVRDQPLFLNCAARGSYAGGARELLALIGRIEDSLGRVRAVPKGPRAIDIDLLYFGGAIIDEPPLLVVPHPSIPDRRFVLVPLAEIDPDLVHPAFGKTQRELLAETKDRSLVTRVRGAP from the coding sequence GTGACCCGATCGGGGGAACAGACGACGCGGGCGTATCTCGGCCTCGGCTCCAACCTCGGCGCCCGGGAAGAGAGCCTCCGGCGCGCGCTCCGTTCCCTCGAGAAGGGATCGTTCGCGGTCGATCGCGTCTCCTCGATCTACGAAAGCGAGCCGGTCGGGCCGGTGCGGGATCAGCCCCTGTTCCTGAACTGTGCGGCGCGCGGATCGTACGCCGGGGGCGCCCGCGAGCTTCTCGCCCTCATCGGCCGGATCGAGGATTCCCTCGGCCGGGTGCGCGCCGTTCCGAAGGGGCCGCGCGCGATCGACATCGATCTTCTCTATTTCGGCGGTGCGATCATCGACGAGCCCCCGCTCCTCGTGGTGCCGCACCCCTCGATTCCGGACCGGAGGTTCGTTCTCGTGCCGCTTGCCGAGATCGATCCGGATCTGGTACACCCGGCATTCGGGAAGACGCAGCGCGAGCTTCTTGCGGAGACGAAGGACCGGAGCCTCGTGACGCGCGTCCGGGGAGCGCCGTAG
- a CDS encoding NTP transferase domain-containing protein, which translates to MRERAALVLAAGEGKRMRSSLPKVLHVLIDKPLIIWVLDAARAAGFDRVAVVVGHGGEEVRRAVSRPGVEFVRQEEQKGTGHAVLQAAPLLADLDGSLVVLSGDVPFVSAATLAGLVRFHEKEGGAATVVTATMDDPTGYGRIVRGGRGTIDRIVEEKDAAPEEQRIREINSGAYAFDAKTLFQVLPRIGTENASGEIYLTDAIGILRSMGRAVFPYPVADRWEIFGINTPEHLEAAAAHAEGRSNG; encoded by the coding sequence GTGAGAGAGCGGGCGGCCCTCGTGCTGGCGGCGGGGGAGGGGAAGCGGATGCGCTCGAGCCTCCCGAAGGTTCTTCATGTGTTGATCGATAAGCCCTTGATCATCTGGGTGCTCGACGCCGCGCGCGCGGCCGGGTTCGATCGGGTGGCGGTCGTGGTCGGTCACGGGGGCGAGGAGGTGCGCCGAGCCGTCTCTCGTCCCGGGGTCGAGTTCGTCCGGCAGGAGGAGCAGAAGGGTACCGGCCACGCCGTTCTCCAGGCGGCGCCTCTTCTCGCGGATCTCGACGGATCGCTCGTTGTCCTCTCGGGCGACGTTCCGTTCGTTAGCGCGGCAACCCTCGCGGGCCTCGTCCGGTTCCACGAGAAGGAGGGAGGGGCGGCGACGGTGGTCACGGCGACGATGGACGACCCGACCGGATACGGCCGGATCGTGCGCGGCGGGAGGGGAACGATCGACCGGATCGTCGAGGAGAAGGACGCGGCCCCGGAGGAGCAGAGGATCCGCGAGATCAACTCGGGGGCATACGCCTTCGACGCGAAGACGCTCTTCCAGGTTCTCCCGCGGATCGGGACGGAGAACGCGAGCGGAGAGATCTACCTCACCGACGCGATCGGGATCCTCCGGTCGATGGGGCGGGCCGTCTTCCCGTATCCTGTCGCCGATCGGTGGGAGATCTTCGGAATCAACACGCCCGAACACCTGGAGGCGGCCGCGGCGCACGCGGAGGGGAGGTCGAATGGATAG
- a CDS encoding flavin reductase family protein, which translates to MILDPAQMSVRERYFLMIGAIVPRPIAFVSTVNRAGVPNAAPMSFFNGVSSTPPIVSVSLASRRGEKKDTLRNIEETGEFVVNVVDEALAEKMNLASGDYPPEVSEFDRAGLAAVPSDLVLPPRVAESPIAFECRLVRTIEIGAPPHRTALVLGEIVRIHARDDLLLEDRHVDPEMLRAIGKMGGHLYCRTRDRFAMERPKVKEKR; encoded by the coding sequence ATGATCCTGGATCCGGCACAGATGAGCGTCCGCGAGCGCTATTTCCTGATGATCGGGGCGATCGTGCCGCGGCCGATCGCGTTCGTTTCCACGGTGAACCGGGCCGGCGTTCCGAACGCCGCGCCGATGAGCTTCTTCAACGGCGTCTCGTCCACCCCGCCGATCGTGAGCGTCTCCCTCGCGAGCCGACGCGGCGAGAAGAAGGACACGCTCCGGAACATCGAGGAGACCGGCGAGTTCGTCGTGAATGTCGTAGACGAGGCGCTCGCCGAGAAGATGAACTTGGCATCGGGCGATTATCCGCCCGAGGTGAGCGAGTTCGATCGCGCCGGTCTCGCGGCGGTCCCTTCCGACCTCGTCCTCCCGCCGCGCGTCGCCGAATCCCCGATCGCTTTCGAGTGCCGGCTCGTTCGGACGATCGAGATCGGCGCGCCCCCGCATCGAACCGCTCTCGTTCTCGGCGAGATCGTCCGCATCCACGCGCGCGACGATCTCCTCCTCGAGGACCGGCACGTCGACCCGGAGATGCTCCGCGCGATCGGCAAGATGGGCGGCCACCTCTACTGCCGCACGCGCGACCGCTTCGCGATGGAACGTCCGAAGGTGAAAGAGAAGAGATGA
- a CDS encoding HIT domain-containing protein, protein MDRLWATWRMPYIDSLKEKTGGCIFCEKPAEGKDEEMYVLHRRANSFVILNTFPYNPGHIMIAPSRHVGSFSKLDGEERSEIMELLALSETILEEVFRPNGMNVGVNLGKAAGAGVPGHLHVHLVPRWQGDANFMPVLGGTKVLPQGLRETYGRLREAFLLRERG, encoded by the coding sequence ATGGATAGGCTGTGGGCGACGTGGCGCATGCCGTACATCGATTCGCTCAAGGAGAAGACGGGCGGGTGCATCTTCTGCGAGAAGCCGGCGGAGGGGAAGGACGAGGAGATGTACGTTCTACATCGGCGCGCGAATTCCTTTGTCATCCTGAACACCTTTCCCTATAATCCCGGCCACATCATGATCGCGCCCAGCCGGCACGTGGGGAGCTTCTCCAAGCTCGACGGAGAAGAAAGGTCCGAGATCATGGAGCTTCTCGCACTCTCCGAAACGATCCTCGAGGAGGTCTTCCGCCCGAACGGGATGAACGTCGGCGTGAACCTCGGAAAGGCGGCCGGGGCGGGGGTTCCGGGGCATCTCCACGTGCATCTCGTGCCGAGGTGGCAGGGGGACGCGAACTTCATGCCGGTGCTCGGCGGGACGAAGGTTCTTCCCCAAGGGCTTCGCGAGACGTACGGTCGCTTGCGGGAGGCGTTCCTTCTAAGAGAAAGAGGATAG
- the panB gene encoding 3-methyl-2-oxobutanoate hydroxymethyltransferase: protein METERRKATPRTLVRMKKKGERIAMLTAYDFPTAEILDEAGIDAILVGDSVGMVVHGLETTLPVTMADIIRHAAAVARARPRALVIGDLPFLSYTVSVPDAVANAGRLVKEGGVEAVKLEGGRAMVPVIRAILKASIPVMGHIGLTPQSILRFGGYVVQGKSAIAAERLVEAAKGLEDAGCFGIVLEAIPANLAERVTASVSIPTIGIGAGPSCDGQVLVTHDLLGIYGRKLPRFVKRYADLRTSMRDSFRTFIQDVKQGTFPGPEHCYDGGGENE, encoded by the coding sequence ATGGAAACGGAGCGCCGAAAGGCGACCCCCCGCACGCTGGTCCGCATGAAGAAGAAGGGGGAGCGGATCGCGATGCTGACCGCGTACGACTTCCCCACCGCCGAGATCCTCGACGAGGCGGGGATCGATGCGATCCTCGTCGGGGATTCCGTCGGCATGGTCGTCCACGGTTTAGAGACGACGCTCCCGGTGACGATGGCGGACATCATCCGCCACGCGGCGGCGGTGGCGCGCGCCCGCCCGCGGGCGCTCGTGATCGGCGACCTTCCCTTCCTTTCGTATACGGTGAGCGTTCCCGACGCGGTGGCGAACGCCGGGCGGCTCGTGAAGGAGGGGGGCGTCGAGGCGGTGAAGCTCGAGGGGGGGCGCGCGATGGTCCCCGTGATCCGAGCGATCCTGAAGGCGTCGATCCCCGTGATGGGGCACATCGGGCTCACCCCGCAATCGATCCTTCGCTTCGGAGGATACGTGGTGCAGGGGAAGAGCGCGATCGCGGCGGAGCGGCTCGTCGAGGCGGCGAAGGGGCTCGAGGACGCTGGCTGCTTCGGGATCGTCCTCGAGGCGATCCCCGCGAACCTCGCCGAGCGGGTGACCGCGTCGGTGTCGATCCCGACGATCGGGATCGGAGCGGGGCCTTCGTGCGATGGACAGGTCCTCGTCACCCACGACCTCCTCGGGATCTACGGGAGGAAGCTCCCGCGCTTCGTGAAGCGATACGCGGATCTCCGGACGTCGATGCGCGATTCTTTCCGCACGTTTATTCAAGACGTGAAGCAAGGGACGTTCCCCGGACCCGAGCATTGCTACGACGGCGGAGGAGAGAATGAGTAG
- a CDS encoding co-chaperone GroES: MKIRPLGDRVVVRRLEKEEKAGGIIIPDTAKERPVEGEIVAVGPGARNEAGRVVPLDVKPGDRVVFGKYAGMDVTIDGVELLVLREGDILGKI; this comes from the coding sequence ATGAAGATTCGTCCGTTGGGAGATCGGGTGGTCGTCCGGCGCCTCGAGAAGGAAGAGAAGGCGGGCGGCATCATCATCCCGGACACCGCTAAGGAGAGGCCGGTCGAGGGGGAGATCGTCGCCGTCGGACCCGGTGCGCGGAACGAGGCAGGACGAGTGGTTCCGCTCGACGTGAAGCCGGGGGACCGGGTCGTCTTCGGGAAGTACGCGGGGATGGACGTCACGATCGACGGGGTCGAGCTTCTCGTTCTTCGCGAAGGGGACATCCTCGGGAAGATCTGA
- a CDS encoding pantoate--beta-alanine ligase, producing MSRTLRVARTRRELEALIGGLRREGPIGFVPTMGALHEGHLSLVRASVAECARTVASIFVNPAQFGPGEDLAAYPRPWEEDRALLEAEGTDILFLPASEEIYPAGPRAFIEVEDLSGLLCGAFRPGHFRGVATVVWKLLQIVDPAFAYFGAKDAQQAVIVRRMVAGLFGRWTIRVLPTVREKDGLAMSSRNRYLDPSERGAAPVLFRALVEGKRVLERGERLAGMAVRAASETLSQEPLVRPEYVALVSLADLRPVEEARGDLLFAIAARVGKARLIDNLALRVGERVLEILP from the coding sequence ATGAGTAGAACGCTCCGGGTCGCGCGCACGCGGCGGGAGCTCGAGGCGCTCATCGGCGGGCTTCGCCGGGAAGGGCCGATCGGCTTCGTCCCCACGATGGGCGCGCTCCACGAGGGGCATCTCTCCCTCGTTCGGGCGTCGGTCGCGGAGTGCGCGCGGACGGTCGCGAGCATCTTCGTGAACCCGGCCCAATTCGGCCCGGGCGAGGATCTGGCGGCGTACCCGCGGCCTTGGGAGGAAGATCGGGCGCTCCTCGAGGCGGAGGGGACGGACATCCTCTTCCTCCCCGCGTCTGAGGAGATCTACCCTGCGGGTCCGCGCGCGTTCATCGAGGTGGAGGATCTCTCCGGGCTTCTCTGCGGGGCGTTTCGGCCGGGACACTTTCGGGGGGTGGCGACGGTCGTCTGGAAGCTTCTCCAGATCGTCGATCCGGCGTTCGCCTACTTCGGGGCGAAGGACGCGCAGCAGGCGGTGATCGTGCGCCGCATGGTGGCGGGTCTCTTCGGGCGCTGGACGATCCGCGTCCTCCCGACCGTCCGCGAGAAGGACGGTCTCGCGATGAGCTCGCGGAACCGATACCTCGACCCCTCGGAGAGGGGGGCGGCGCCGGTCCTCTTCCGCGCGCTCGTGGAGGGGAAGCGCGTCCTCGAGAGGGGCGAGCGTCTGGCCGGGATGGCGGTGCGCGCGGCGAGCGAGACGCTCTCCCAAGAGCCGCTCGTTCGGCCCGAGTACGTCGCGCTCGTCTCGCTCGCGGATCTTCGTCCGGTGGAGGAGGCGCGCGGCGACCTTCTCTTCGCGATCGCGGCGCGCGTCGGGAAGGCGCGCCTCATCGACAACCTCGCTCTTCGCGTCGGGGAGCGCGTCCTGGAGATCCTTCCGTGA